A single genomic interval of Porphyromonas sp. oral taxon 275 harbors:
- the coaE gene encoding dephospho-CoA kinase (Dephospho-CoA kinase (CoaE) performs the final step in coenzyme A biosynthesis.), with protein sequence MSAHNPSNPYREPRILTLGLTGGIGSGKSYVSRLLEAAGLPVYDSDRRAKELYDEDTQLRGAVQELCGADVYDAETERLDRALLASRIFADPRLLQQVNALVHPAVRRDFQRWRREQLEAGAALCALESALLLDSGLRHYVDRVVVVAASEALRLARAMARDGVGAEAIQQRMARQRPQAELIAEADHVLYNELDSDLEAQVSSLLASLA encoded by the coding sequence ATGAGCGCGCACAATCCAAGTAATCCCTACCGCGAGCCGCGTATCCTGACGCTGGGCCTCACGGGCGGTATAGGCAGTGGCAAGAGCTATGTCTCGCGTCTCCTCGAGGCGGCAGGCCTCCCCGTCTACGACAGTGATCGGCGGGCTAAGGAGCTCTACGATGAGGATACCCAGCTACGAGGCGCCGTGCAGGAGCTCTGTGGGGCAGATGTTTACGACGCGGAGACGGAGCGCCTCGACCGAGCGCTGCTGGCCTCGCGCATCTTCGCTGACCCGAGGCTCCTCCAGCAGGTCAATGCCTTAGTACACCCTGCGGTGCGTCGAGACTTCCAGCGCTGGCGCCGCGAGCAGCTCGAGGCGGGCGCTGCGCTTTGTGCCCTAGAGAGCGCCCTTCTACTAGACTCGGGCCTGCGACACTATGTCGATCGGGTCGTCGTCGTCGCGGCCTCGGAGGCACTCCGCCTGGCGCGGGCGATGGCTCGTGATGGGGTAGGGGCGGAGGCGATACAGCAGCGTATGGCGCGTCAGAGACCCCAGGCGGAGCTCATCGCCGAGGCCGATCACGTGCTCTACAACGAGCTAGACAGCGATCTCGAGGCTCAGGTATCGAGCCTTCTGGCCTCGTTAGCGTGA
- a CDS encoding DUF5606 domain-containing protein: MLQTILSVSGKPGLYRLLSQGKNTLIVESLQTKQRLPILPKDKVVSLGDISMFTIEEDVPLSEVLTRVQEHQAGVPFAEELLKDGDALRETFGEILPSYDRERVYTSDIKKLFSWYNILLAAGITSYNDEEEATEAEQ; the protein is encoded by the coding sequence ATGTTACAGACCATCCTCTCCGTCTCAGGTAAGCCTGGGCTCTATCGCCTCCTATCGCAGGGTAAGAATACGCTCATCGTCGAATCGCTACAGACGAAGCAGCGCCTGCCCATCCTCCCTAAGGATAAGGTGGTCTCGCTGGGGGATATCTCTATGTTCACCATCGAGGAGGACGTGCCTCTGTCGGAGGTGCTGACCCGCGTGCAGGAGCATCAGGCAGGCGTGCCCTTCGCCGAAGAGCTGCTGAAGGACGGCGACGCGCTGCGTGAGACCTTCGGTGAGATCCTCCCCAGCTACGACAGAGAGCGTGTCTACACCTCGGATATCAAGAAGCTCTTCAGCTGGTACAATATCCTCCTCGCCGCTGGCATCACCAGCTACAACGACGAGGAAGAGGCCACCGAGGCAGAGCAGTAA
- the kbl gene encoding glycine C-acetyltransferase, producing the protein MFAGMKEFLSKELQAIDEAGLYKRERIIVTPQTADIKISTGQDVINFCANNYLGLSDHPRLVAAAKAAMDSHGFGMSSVRFICGTQDLHKELEQAIARYFHTEDTILYAACFDANGGLFEPLFGPEDAIISDALNHASIIDGVRLCKAQRYRYENANMEDLERVLKEAQSARFRIIVTDGVFSMDGNVAPMDKICDLAEQYDALVMVDECHSAGVVGATGRGVAEQFDCYGRIDIHTGTLGKAFGGAVGGFTTGPKEIIDMLRQRSRPYLFSNSIPPAVVGAGLEVFKMLEESDELHTKLMENVNYFRDKMLAAGFDIKPTQSAICAVMLYDAKLSQEYAARLLEEGIYVTGFYYPVVPKGQARIRVQLSAAHERHHLDKAINAFIKVGRELGALK; encoded by the coding sequence ATGTTCGCAGGCATGAAGGAGTTCCTCTCCAAGGAACTGCAAGCCATCGATGAGGCTGGGCTCTACAAGCGTGAGCGCATCATCGTCACCCCACAGACGGCTGACATCAAGATCAGCACGGGACAGGACGTCATCAACTTCTGTGCTAATAACTACCTCGGGCTCTCCGACCATCCCCGCCTCGTGGCTGCGGCCAAGGCAGCTATGGATAGTCATGGCTTCGGCATGAGCTCGGTGCGCTTCATCTGCGGCACGCAGGATCTGCACAAGGAGCTGGAGCAGGCCATCGCCCGCTACTTCCACACCGAGGACACCATCCTCTACGCTGCGTGCTTCGATGCCAATGGTGGGCTCTTCGAGCCGCTCTTCGGCCCTGAGGACGCTATCATCAGCGACGCCCTGAACCACGCCTCCATCATCGACGGCGTGCGTCTGTGCAAGGCTCAGCGCTACCGCTACGAGAACGCCAATATGGAGGACCTCGAGCGCGTCCTCAAGGAAGCCCAGTCCGCACGCTTCCGCATCATCGTCACTGACGGGGTCTTTTCCATGGATGGCAACGTCGCTCCTATGGATAAGATCTGTGACCTGGCAGAGCAGTACGATGCCCTCGTGATGGTCGATGAGTGCCACTCGGCAGGAGTCGTCGGTGCTACGGGGAGAGGTGTGGCAGAGCAGTTCGACTGCTACGGCCGTATCGACATCCACACCGGGACGCTGGGTAAGGCCTTCGGCGGCGCGGTCGGCGGCTTCACCACGGGCCCTAAGGAGATCATCGATATGCTTCGTCAGCGCTCGCGCCCCTATCTCTTCAGCAACTCTATCCCCCCCGCAGTTGTCGGCGCAGGGCTCGAGGTCTTCAAGATGCTCGAGGAGAGTGACGAGCTCCACACCAAGCTGATGGAGAACGTCAACTACTTCCGCGACAAGATGCTGGCAGCGGGCTTCGACATCAAGCCCACCCAGTCAGCGATCTGCGCCGTGATGCTCTACGATGCCAAGCTCTCTCAGGAGTACGCTGCTCGTCTCCTCGAGGAAGGGATCTACGTCACGGGCTTCTACTATCCCGTCGTCCCCAAGGGGCAGGCACGTATCCGTGTCCAGCTCTCGGCTGCACACGAGCGTCACCACCTCGACAAGGCGATCAACGCCTTCATCAAGGTAGGGCGTGAGCTCGGCGCGCTGAAGTAA
- a CDS encoding DNA-processing protein DprA codes for MTDLLANRLIDLLALQQAGLARRELLQLFDPTTTEPELPLDLPPLLHAYEAELRSGHAAACTLLERCDELGISLHPIFAPSYPQRLRRLGAGRPLVLYSRGNSQLLESPSALCIVGTRQPDAAGAARAYQLGYDAARSGAVVISGLARGCDAEAHRGALSAGGATLAVVATGLDVTYPEEHAELSEQLLVHGGLILSEYPLGVGVARERFVHRDRLLAALAEEVQVAQCGLDSGTLHTVRVARRLHIPVSASSYTPYTEQSRGNEYLLEAGLARPLD; via the coding sequence ATGACAGACCTTTTAGCTAATCGCCTGATTGACCTCCTAGCACTGCAGCAGGCGGGGCTGGCGCGTCGTGAGCTCCTGCAGCTCTTTGACCCCACCACGACTGAGCCCGAGCTGCCCCTAGACCTACCGCCACTGCTTCACGCCTATGAGGCCGAGCTAAGGAGCGGCCACGCGGCTGCCTGCACGCTCCTCGAGCGCTGCGACGAGCTCGGGATTAGCCTCCATCCCATCTTTGCCCCAAGCTATCCCCAGCGTCTACGACGCCTCGGCGCAGGGCGCCCGCTCGTCCTCTATAGTCGGGGTAATAGCCAGCTGCTGGAGTCGCCGAGCGCGCTGTGTATCGTGGGGACGCGCCAGCCCGATGCAGCGGGAGCAGCCCGAGCCTACCAGCTGGGCTATGATGCCGCACGGAGTGGCGCAGTGGTCATCAGTGGCTTGGCGCGGGGCTGTGATGCTGAGGCGCACCGTGGGGCACTCTCCGCGGGAGGAGCGACGCTGGCCGTCGTCGCCACGGGGCTCGATGTGACCTATCCCGAGGAGCACGCCGAGCTCTCGGAGCAGCTCCTCGTGCACGGCGGCCTCATCCTCTCGGAGTACCCTCTGGGCGTCGGGGTCGCCCGGGAGCGCTTTGTACATCGGGATCGCTTGCTCGCGGCGCTCGCCGAGGAGGTGCAGGTCGCGCAGTGTGGCCTCGATAGTGGTACGCTGCATACGGTGCGGGTCGCTCGGCGGCTGCACATCCCCGTCTCGGCCTCCAGCTATACCCCTTATACCGAGCAGAGCCGCGGCAATGAGTACCTCCTGGAGGCGGGGCTGGCACGGCCTTTAGATTAA
- a CDS encoding MBOAT family protein — protein MDYIDSIDWGRLPEVLRFSKSSPMIFSSGLFLFCALFFLPIYMMLRRTTTLRILFVALFSLFFYYESSGEYVLILLFSATMDYCIGRAMGASEDPRARKRLVTLSILVNLGLLSYFKYFYFILDLGQELLSYLGWASAPLVPLEARDYFIPAGISFYTFQTLSYTVDIYRGEIKPLKRWIDYLFYLSFFPQLVAGPIVRARDFIPQIYRRPQLLKAEYGEALTLILSGLIKKAIIGDFIGTNFVDQIFAEPTRFTGVENLFAVYGYAMQIYCDFSGYSDMAIGIALLLGFRFNINFDSPYQSGSITEFWRRWHISLSTWLRDYLYIPLGGNRKGAVRTYVNLIVTMLLGGLWHGAAMRFVLWGAIHGVALALHKLYVQLTSWMGLRRKQPWRIQRILGGVITFHLVCFAWIFFRADSMESALGVIGQIKDHFSPEIFDQFVLGYWRPLAMLAVGYLLHFTSRRQELALRQWITESGFLVQLLLFVGVIFLLIQIRSADAQPFIYFNF, from the coding sequence ATGGACTATATCGACAGCATAGACTGGGGGCGCCTCCCTGAGGTGCTACGCTTCTCCAAGTCGAGCCCGATGATCTTCTCCTCGGGGCTCTTCCTCTTCTGCGCCCTCTTCTTCCTCCCCATCTACATGATGCTGCGGCGCACGACGACGCTGCGCATCCTCTTCGTCGCGCTCTTCTCGCTCTTCTTCTACTACGAGAGCAGCGGTGAGTACGTCCTGATCCTCCTCTTCTCTGCCACGATGGACTACTGCATCGGGCGGGCAATGGGAGCTAGTGAGGACCCAAGGGCACGCAAGCGGCTCGTGACGCTGAGCATACTCGTCAACCTCGGGCTACTCTCCTACTTCAAGTACTTCTACTTCATCCTCGACCTCGGGCAGGAGCTCCTCAGCTACCTTGGCTGGGCAAGTGCGCCGCTCGTGCCGCTAGAGGCGCGGGACTACTTTATCCCGGCTGGGATCTCCTTCTACACCTTCCAGACGCTGAGCTACACGGTGGACATCTACCGCGGGGAGATCAAGCCCCTCAAGCGCTGGATCGACTACCTCTTCTACCTCTCCTTCTTCCCTCAGCTCGTCGCTGGGCCGATTGTCCGCGCGCGTGACTTCATCCCTCAGATCTACCGCCGCCCGCAGCTGCTGAAGGCGGAGTATGGCGAGGCACTGACGCTCATCCTTTCGGGGCTCATCAAGAAGGCTATCATCGGGGACTTCATCGGCACGAACTTCGTCGACCAGATCTTCGCCGAGCCCACCCGCTTCACGGGCGTGGAGAACCTCTTCGCTGTCTATGGCTATGCGATGCAGATCTACTGCGACTTCTCGGGCTACTCTGACATGGCTATCGGGATCGCGCTGCTGCTGGGCTTCCGCTTCAATATCAACTTCGACTCGCCCTATCAGTCGGGCTCGATCACGGAGTTCTGGCGGCGCTGGCACATCTCGCTCTCCACCTGGCTGAGGGACTACCTCTACATCCCGCTCGGGGGCAATCGCAAGGGCGCGGTACGCACCTATGTCAACCTCATCGTGACGATGCTGCTGGGCGGACTATGGCACGGGGCTGCCATGCGCTTCGTCCTCTGGGGCGCGATCCATGGTGTGGCACTCGCGCTGCACAAGCTCTACGTGCAGCTGACCAGCTGGATGGGGCTGAGGCGCAAGCAGCCCTGGCGCATCCAGCGCATCCTCGGAGGCGTGATCACCTTCCACCTGGTCTGCTTCGCCTGGATCTTCTTCCGTGCCGACAGCATGGAGAGTGCCCTAGGTGTCATCGGGCAGATCAAGGATCACTTCAGTCCTGAGATCTTCGACCAGTTCGTGCTCGGCTACTGGCGACCGCTGGCGATGCTGGCAGTGGGCTACCTGCTGCACTTCACCAGCCGCAGGCAGGAGCTCGCCCTGCGCCAGTGGATCACCGAGAGCGGCTTCCTCGTGCAGCTGCTGCTCTTCGTAGGGGTCATCTTCCTGCTCATCCAGATACGCAGCGCAGATGCCCAGCCCTTCATCTACTTCAACTTCTAG
- a CDS encoding GDSL-type esterase/lipase family protein, producing the protein MMLFDKLRYTALALSLMLGAGHAEAAPPSPMSFPNWYAPKGYLTELSTSLKAAQAEQRSVSIIQLGDSHIQAGYATRPLRQALQQRYGDAGRGWIGWYRLYGSNAPRDYSVTSLGLPWSGETVLRSELTRPIGLGGYSLSAPAGRSFTLSISSLGRPFRQLVVLRSALSYPLVGTGQSSAQRGQFAIGSYVADTLSWSTPIMDTSLSPQLSEGDEAVYAGCALLSGKGGALVSDIGINGAAYRHYLAADYAEQLAQLRPELLILSLGTNDTYSTKANVEEALAQARSFVQLVRELLPKTKILLTTPPPSYFRSASVSYVYTGKRKKRRRRRVTTTVYSYNTKAREFAAALIRLAQEEGIAAFDLHSAMGGEQGIKSWIADGLLLGDRVHYAQEGYERQGQLLTEALLAQLEPKP; encoded by the coding sequence ATGATGCTATTCGATAAGCTACGATACACAGCCCTCGCACTCAGCCTCATGCTCGGGGCTGGTCATGCCGAGGCCGCGCCCCCCAGCCCTATGAGCTTCCCCAACTGGTATGCTCCCAAGGGCTACCTCACGGAGCTCAGCACGAGCCTCAAGGCCGCCCAAGCCGAGCAGCGCAGCGTCTCCATCATACAGCTCGGCGACAGCCACATCCAGGCGGGCTATGCGACACGCCCCCTACGCCAGGCGCTGCAGCAGCGCTACGGGGATGCAGGCCGTGGCTGGATCGGCTGGTATCGACTCTATGGGTCGAATGCCCCACGCGACTACAGCGTCACCAGCCTGGGGCTCCCCTGGAGCGGCGAGACGGTGCTGCGCAGCGAGCTTACGCGTCCCATCGGCCTCGGGGGCTACTCGCTCTCCGCCCCCGCTGGACGCTCCTTCACCCTATCCATCAGCAGCCTCGGGCGTCCCTTTCGTCAGCTCGTAGTCCTACGCTCCGCCCTCTCCTATCCTCTGGTGGGTACGGGGCAAAGCAGCGCACAGCGCGGACAGTTCGCCATCGGCAGCTATGTCGCCGACACCCTCAGCTGGAGCACGCCGATCATGGATACCAGCCTCAGCCCCCAGCTCTCGGAGGGCGATGAAGCCGTCTACGCAGGCTGCGCCCTGCTCTCAGGCAAGGGCGGTGCCCTCGTCAGTGATATCGGCATCAACGGCGCTGCCTACCGCCACTATCTCGCGGCAGACTACGCCGAGCAGCTCGCGCAGCTTCGCCCCGAGCTCCTCATCCTCTCCCTGGGCACGAACGACACCTACAGCACCAAGGCCAATGTCGAGGAGGCGCTGGCGCAGGCCCGTAGCTTCGTCCAGCTGGTCCGTGAGCTGCTACCGAAGACCAAGATCCTCCTCACGACCCCGCCCCCAAGCTACTTCCGCAGCGCCAGTGTCAGCTATGTCTACACGGGGAAGCGCAAGAAGCGCCGTCGCCGTCGTGTGACGACGACCGTCTACAGCTACAATACGAAAGCGCGCGAATTCGCCGCAGCCCTAATACGCCTAGCCCAGGAGGAGGGCATCGCCGCCTTTGACCTCCATAGCGCTATGGGGGGCGAGCAGGGGATCAAGAGCTGGATCGCCGATGGTCTCCTCCTCGGGGATCGTGTACACTACGCTCAGGAGGGCTACGAGCGCCAGGGGCAGCTGCTCACCGAGGCGCTCCTCGCTCAGCTCGAGCCTAAGCCCTAA
- a CDS encoding acylhydrolase, with the protein MDKKQPDYLLRFWLLALSITLVLGALYFLPERIGSWELNKVDLLGDLRRSAADSTAETEVDALALSQAAKKGDQVTQEREAIHLKLIQEQQAEQQAAPRAPLGSIDTDAALPTDSTLQAHNNFVDMSPHHDALIHFYDALHRRSSLGRPVRIAVLGDSFIEGDIFTGSLRKALQERYGGSGVGWLPMSSETAGFRKTVRHEFKGWRERNQLHAKGRFPITGHYYTAAPGDWARYTLSRPCELATIYYKATSPVSLSLKVNGGEPQELTLPATEGEAMRSYTLAEGQVRSIYLSVGAEASALTCYGISLDGKSGISLDNFSLRGHSGTGLRSVASDLNAAFCTARPYDLIILQYGLNIISPKQLDYTGYAKQMAGAIQHLRQQTGRADYLLLGVSDRGTKQDGVVVTMPAVRSLEQAQIRLAAAQGLAFWSTRSAVLQIGGIGQLAAKGWASKDFTHLSHRGGAELARIFLDAFTLEAKYYDAIR; encoded by the coding sequence ATGGATAAGAAACAACCCGACTACCTCCTACGCTTCTGGCTCCTAGCCCTTAGTATCACCCTCGTGCTAGGAGCGCTCTACTTCCTCCCCGAGCGCATCGGCTCCTGGGAGCTCAATAAGGTAGACCTCCTCGGCGACCTACGCCGCAGTGCGGCCGACAGCACGGCAGAGACTGAGGTCGATGCCCTCGCCCTGAGCCAAGCAGCGAAGAAGGGCGACCAAGTGACCCAGGAGCGCGAAGCCATCCACCTCAAGCTCATCCAGGAGCAGCAGGCCGAGCAGCAGGCGGCACCCCGCGCCCCACTGGGTAGCATCGATACCGACGCCGCCCTCCCTACGGACTCGACACTGCAGGCGCATAATAACTTCGTGGACATGAGCCCCCACCACGACGCGCTGATCCACTTCTACGACGCGCTGCACCGCCGCTCCAGTCTCGGACGCCCCGTACGCATCGCCGTGCTCGGCGACTCCTTCATCGAGGGCGACATCTTTACTGGCAGCCTACGTAAGGCCCTCCAGGAGCGCTACGGCGGTAGCGGCGTCGGCTGGCTCCCGATGAGCAGCGAGACGGCGGGCTTCCGCAAGACGGTACGCCACGAGTTCAAGGGCTGGCGTGAGCGCAACCAGCTGCATGCCAAGGGACGCTTCCCCATCACGGGACACTACTACACGGCAGCTCCAGGCGACTGGGCGCGCTACACCCTTAGCCGCCCCTGCGAGCTGGCGACGATCTACTATAAGGCGACGAGCCCCGTCAGCCTTAGCCTCAAGGTCAATGGCGGCGAGCCCCAGGAGCTTACCCTCCCCGCCACCGAGGGAGAGGCGATGCGCAGCTATACGCTGGCCGAAGGGCAGGTGCGCAGCATCTATCTCAGCGTAGGAGCTGAGGCCAGCGCCCTCACCTGCTACGGGATCTCCCTCGACGGGAAGAGCGGCATCTCGCTGGACAACTTCTCCCTAAGAGGCCACTCAGGCACTGGCCTGCGCTCCGTAGCCAGCGACCTCAACGCCGCCTTCTGCACCGCACGCCCCTACGACCTCATCATCCTACAGTACGGGCTCAACATCATCTCGCCCAAGCAGCTCGACTACACGGGCTACGCCAAGCAGATGGCGGGGGCTATCCAGCACCTCAGACAGCAGACCGGCCGTGCCGACTACCTCCTGCTCGGTGTCTCGGACCGAGGCACCAAGCAGGACGGGGTGGTCGTCACCATGCCCGCCGTGCGCAGCCTCGAGCAGGCGCAGATACGCCTAGCGGCAGCACAGGGGCTCGCCTTCTGGAGTACCCGCTCGGCCGTGCTGCAGATCGGGGGTATAGGCCAGCTCGCAGCTAAGGGCTGGGCCAGCAAGGACTTCACCCATCTCTCGCATCGAGGCGGAGCAGAGCTCGCTCGGATCTTCCTCGATGCCTTCACGCTCGAAGCCAAATACTATGATGCTATTCGATAA
- a CDS encoding U32 family peptidase — MPQTAPRPRPIELLAPARDLSTARVAISHGADAVYIGAPRFGARAAAGVSLEDIRTLTEEAHRFGVRIYVTCNTIIYDKELAEVEAMIWDLWRAGVDALIIQDMGITRMKLPPIPLHSSTQCDTLEPSDVQHLEALGFEQVVLARELNVEQIRRIHAVTQVPLEVFIHGALCVSYSGRCYLSHALTGRSANRGECSQQCRLPYELIDASGQQIRQDEHLLSPRDLNRSAQLEALLDAGASSLKIEGRLKSESYVKNITAHYRQLLDQLIARYPERYCRASYGEVQHRFTPDPNKSFNRGFTPYLFHHATPSKPNASVINVHSPKSQGEYLGKAKRSKSGSLILESKQAMSNGDGLLFITPAGQVGGIKVNRVDERGQLLLARRESIPEGSEVYRNYDQAFERLLAGPTAERRLRVALTLRLHERELELSMRSLDKPEIEASQVLELSLEPAQRYQPERLRTELSKLGDTDLLAAEVQLELGDTPPFIPVSLLAPLRRAVCERFLARWDSALTPLSSEKTPLMRTKTQSDVPPRRMKQADYRANIANQLAHAYYAAMGYTEAADAFELSPVADAELMCTKHCIKHELGYCIRETKEPLPYAEPLYLLHEGNRLRLEFDCAVCQMKIYQA; from the coding sequence ATGCCGCAGACAGCCCCACGCCCACGCCCGATCGAACTCCTAGCGCCCGCCCGTGACCTCAGCACCGCGCGCGTAGCCATCTCTCATGGTGCTGACGCCGTATACATAGGTGCGCCTCGCTTCGGAGCTCGTGCTGCCGCTGGGGTCTCCCTAGAGGACATACGGACGCTCACTGAGGAGGCGCATCGCTTCGGGGTGCGCATCTACGTCACCTGCAATACGATCATCTACGACAAGGAGCTCGCCGAGGTCGAGGCCATGATCTGGGATCTGTGGCGTGCAGGCGTGGATGCCCTGATCATTCAGGATATGGGGATCACGCGGATGAAGCTACCGCCCATCCCGCTACACTCCAGCACCCAGTGCGACACGCTGGAGCCAAGCGACGTCCAGCACCTCGAGGCGCTGGGCTTCGAGCAGGTCGTGCTAGCACGCGAGCTCAATGTGGAGCAGATACGACGCATCCATGCGGTGACCCAGGTGCCGCTCGAGGTCTTCATCCACGGCGCCCTCTGCGTCAGCTATAGCGGGCGTTGCTACCTCTCGCATGCCCTGACGGGGCGCTCGGCCAACCGTGGAGAGTGCTCCCAGCAGTGCCGTCTGCCCTACGAGCTGATCGACGCCTCAGGGCAGCAGATACGCCAGGACGAGCACCTCCTCTCCCCGCGTGACCTCAACCGCTCGGCCCAGCTGGAGGCGCTGCTGGATGCGGGTGCCTCTTCTCTCAAGATCGAGGGGCGCCTCAAGAGTGAGAGCTACGTCAAGAACATCACCGCGCACTACCGCCAGCTCCTCGACCAGCTGATCGCACGCTATCCCGAGCGCTACTGCCGCGCCAGCTACGGCGAGGTGCAGCATCGCTTCACGCCCGACCCCAACAAGAGCTTCAACCGAGGCTTCACCCCCTACCTCTTCCACCACGCCACCCCCAGCAAGCCCAACGCCTCCGTCATCAACGTCCACTCCCCTAAGAGCCAGGGCGAGTACCTCGGCAAGGCTAAGCGCAGCAAGAGCGGCAGCCTCATCCTCGAGAGTAAGCAGGCGATGAGCAACGGCGACGGCCTGCTCTTCATCACCCCCGCAGGCCAGGTCGGGGGCATCAAGGTCAATCGGGTAGACGAGCGTGGACAGCTGCTCCTAGCACGCCGCGAGTCGATCCCCGAGGGGAGCGAGGTGTACCGCAACTACGACCAAGCCTTTGAGCGGCTGCTGGCTGGCCCGACCGCAGAGCGCCGCCTAAGGGTCGCGCTGACGCTGCGCCTCCATGAGCGCGAACTGGAGCTCTCGATGCGCTCCCTTGACAAGCCCGAGATCGAGGCTAGCCAGGTCCTTGAGCTCAGCCTCGAGCCCGCCCAGCGCTACCAGCCCGAGCGCCTACGCACAGAGCTGAGCAAGCTCGGGGATACCGACCTCTTAGCCGCTGAGGTGCAGCTCGAGCTCGGGGACACCCCGCCCTTCATCCCCGTATCGCTGCTGGCGCCTCTACGCCGAGCCGTCTGCGAGCGCTTCCTCGCGCGCTGGGATAGCGCCCTTACGCCGCTGAGCTCAGAGAAGACTCCGCTGATGCGCACCAAGACGCAGAGCGACGTCCCCCCACGCCGCATGAAGCAGGCCGACTACCGCGCGAACATCGCCAACCAGCTGGCCCATGCCTACTATGCGGCTATGGGCTATACGGAGGCAGCCGATGCCTTCGAGCTCAGCCCCGTGGCGGATGCCGAACTGATGTGCACCAAGCACTGCATCAAGCACGAGCTGGGCTACTGCATACGTGAGACGAAGGAGCCCCTCCCCTATGCCGAACCGCTGTACCTGCTGCATGAGGGCAACAGACTACGCCTAGAGTTCGACTGCGCCGTCTGCCAGATGAAGATCTATCAGGCCTAG
- the upp gene encoding uracil phosphoribosyltransferase, with the protein MRVQHLIEENSLLCHFVSEMRDVTVQGDSMRFRRNVERVGEIMSYELSKRLHYTQREVRTPLGVASCAQISDQVVIATILRAGLSLHQGFLNYFDKAENAFVSAYRKYKDRLNFDIFIEYIASPALEGKTLLLVDPMLATGSSMELAYRALLTKGKPAEVHLVSIIASQQAVDNLMQLFPEDNITLWVAAIDPQLDEHAYIVPGLGDAGDLAYGEKL; encoded by the coding sequence ATGCGCGTCCAACACCTCATCGAGGAGAACTCCCTCCTCTGTCACTTCGTCTCCGAGATGCGTGACGTCACTGTACAGGGTGACTCCATGCGCTTCCGCCGCAACGTAGAGCGCGTCGGCGAGATCATGTCCTACGAGCTGAGCAAGCGACTCCACTACACGCAGCGCGAGGTACGTACCCCGCTGGGCGTAGCTAGCTGTGCCCAGATCTCTGACCAGGTCGTCATCGCTACCATCCTACGCGCGGGGCTCAGCCTGCACCAGGGCTTCCTCAACTACTTCGACAAGGCGGAGAACGCCTTCGTCTCGGCCTACCGCAAGTACAAGGATAGACTCAACTTCGACATCTTCATCGAGTACATCGCCTCCCCAGCACTCGAGGGTAAGACCCTCCTCTTGGTAGACCCCATGCTCGCCACGGGGAGCTCTATGGAGCTAGCCTATCGTGCGCTACTGACCAAGGGCAAGCCCGCCGAGGTACACCTAGTCTCCATCATTGCCAGCCAGCAGGCAGTGGACAACCTCATGCAGCTCTTCCCCGAGGACAACATCACCCTCTGGGTCGCCGCCATTGACCCTCAGCTCGACGAGCACGCCTATATCGTCCCCGGCCTCGGGGATGCTGGCGACCTAGCCTACGGCGAGAAGCTCTAG